The Alteromonas macleodii ATCC 27126 genome segment CCAGCGCGTCTACGTCAGAATTCGACATGTGCTCCACAAACTGCTTTGGAATGAATTTTTGAAAGGTTTGTGTAAGCCTTTGGGCCTCATCGGCAGCTGTGTGAAAGTGCGTTTCATCGTCGTTTTTTGCGACAGTGGTGGAGACATGACGCCGACGTTTAAATTGGCTAGCTCTGTATGCAAACCGACGGCTGCGCCTTACGTGCAAAGTTGTGATAGCGACACTGTAGAGAAAAAGTGCGCAAATAGCGCCAAACTGCCAATCCATTGATAACACCACACCTATAAACTGCTTTTAAATGAAGGCTAATAATCTAGCCCGCGAGGAATTCAAGCGTTACGTATGAGAGAAGCAATGAAGAAGAGGCACTAATACGCCACGGTGGGCGTATTAGTGCAAAAATTACCAGAAAGGAATTAACTTAAAGCGTTGAGAACACTTTATCTGCTGCAGCAAGGGTTTGCTCAATGACTGCAGCGTCATGCGCTTTAGAAACAAAGCCCGCTTCATAAGATGCAGGTGCTAAGTAAACGCCTTGCTCTAGCATACCGTGATAGAACTTGTTGAATTGCTCGGTATTACAGTTAATTGCTTGCTTGTAGTTCGTGACTTTCTCTACGTCAGTAAAGAATATCCCAAACATACTGCCGGCAATATTAGTAGTTAGACTAATATTGTGTTTGTCAGCAAGGGCTTGGAAACCATCTACTAGCGTTTGCGTATTTTCGAAAATTGAATCGTAAAGTCCAGGCTGTTTTATCTGTGTTAACGCAGCAAGACCCGCAGCCATAGCTACTGGGTTACCAGAAAGCGTACCCGCCTGGTAAATTGGCCCTGTCGGTGCTATGTGAGTAATAATGTCACGACGGCCACCAAAACAGCCCACTGGCATGCCGCCGCCAATGACTTTACCCAAGCAAGTCAGGTCTGGTTTGATGTTATAACGCTCTTGCGCCCCGCCGCGAGATACGCGGAAGCCTGTCATTACTTCATCAAAAATCAATACGCTGCCATATTGGTCGCAAATAGCGCGAAGTCCTTCAAGGAAGCCTTCCACAGGAGGGATACAGTTCATGTTACCTGCGACAGGTTCAACGATAATGCACGCAATATCATCGCCATGGGCTTCGAAGATTTCTTTTACGCTGTCTAGGTTGTTGTATTCAACGGTAAGCGTATGCTCAGCAACATTTGCTGGAACACCTGGTGAACTTGGTACACCAAGGGTTAGCGCCCCTGAGCCCGCTTTCACTAGCAGTGAGTCGGCGTGCCCGTGATAGCAGCCTTCAAACTTAACAATTTTGTTTCTGCTCGTGTAGCCGCGAGCCAGGCGAATAGCTGACATGGTGGCCTCTGTACCAGAGTTCACCATGCGTACCATTTCCATAGATGGAACCAGTTCGCTAACCAACTCAGCCATGATCACTTCAGCTTCGGTAGGTGCACCGAAAGACAGTCCGTTATACGACGCTTCAATAACCGCTTCGCGAATTTGGGCGTTATTGTGACCTAGAACCATAGGGCCCCAAGACTGAATATAGTCAATATATTGCTTACCATCCGCATCCCACATGTACGCGCCATCAGCTTTCGTGATGAAGCGAGGTGTACCGCCTACCGCTTTAAAAGCGCGAACGGGTGAATTTACGCCACCAGGAATGGTTTTTTGGGCGCGGGTAAATAGGGCTTCAGATTTTTGCATGTAATTACTTACTCTTATTGCTGTACCAAACAACGTCACGCTCGTACTTAGTGAGAAGGTTTTCTACACCCAGAGTAAGCGCAAACAATGCCATTCTGACAAGTACACCATTGTCGGTTTGTCTAAAAATGGCGAGGTTTGGATTGAGGTTTAGATCGTTATCTAATTCGTTGGCTTCCATACGTGAATCTCGTGGAAGTGGATGCATGATAACGGTCTTCGACTGAAAGTGTTTCGTGTAAATCGACTGATTAAGGCGGAACTTACCTCGGTATTTGTTGGCTTCTTCCTGAGAAGGAAAGCGCTCTTCCTGAATGCGTGTTTGATAGCATATGTCCGCATCCATATTCCCTTCAAGGGTATCGGTAATCGTAAGCTGGTGCCCCGCATTTTCGATGGCGTCTATGATGGGCTGAGGCATGGCCAGCTCTTTTGGCGAAATGAGCGTAAAGCGAATGTTTTTAAACAAACATAACAAGCGAGATAAAGAGTGCACTGTTCGGCCGTAACGCAAATCACCAATCATGGCGATGTGTAAGCCGTCAATGCCGTGGCCATTGTATTCCAGTTCACGTTTAATCGTGAACAAGTCCAACAGTGCTTGGGTTGGGTGTTCGTTTGCACCATCACCACCGTTGATAACAGGTACACGACTACCTTCGGCAAATTCTGCCACTGAACCCGCCGCAGGATGTCGCATTGCAATAATGTCGGAATAGCCGCTCAGCACACGGGCTGTGTCGTACAATGACTCACCTTTTGCCAGCGCAGAGCTCGACATGCCGGTGGTTTCTCTAACTTCACCACCTAAAAGGTTGAATGCGGTACCAAAGCTAACTCGCGTACGAGTACTTGGCTCAAAGAAAAGGTTACCGAGAATGGCGCCATCTAGCACGGTTGTGCGCTTTTGTCGTTTGGCATAGGGTTGCATGGAATTGGCAACTGAGAACACTTTCTCAATGGCCTCGCGATCGAATTGATTAACCGAAAGAATGTGGTTACCGGTAAAGTCAGACATGCGCTTCTCAATCATCAACGAAAACGGCGCTAGTTTATAATACCGCTGGGGTTAAGTCATTAGCGCAACGTTAATCTTGCCTTACGTTTTTCTCAGTTTGGCGTTTTATTGAAAAGAGCTTTCCACAAATCAAAACACAAGTGTGCGTGTGCGCATATGTCGACTAATTGCGTTGTTGAGTATAGTGGGTAAAGAGTAAAAGGATCTTTTCAGCCGCGCTATTTACGTGGGCTGTAATCGCTTCGTCTTGAAGCGGAGACTGTATACCG includes the following:
- the hemL gene encoding glutamate-1-semialdehyde 2,1-aminomutase; this translates as MQKSEALFTRAQKTIPGGVNSPVRAFKAVGGTPRFITKADGAYMWDADGKQYIDYIQSWGPMVLGHNNAQIREAVIEASYNGLSFGAPTEAEVIMAELVSELVPSMEMVRMVNSGTEATMSAIRLARGYTSRNKIVKFEGCYHGHADSLLVKAGSGALTLGVPSSPGVPANVAEHTLTVEYNNLDSVKEIFEAHGDDIACIIVEPVAGNMNCIPPVEGFLEGLRAICDQYGSVLIFDEVMTGFRVSRGGAQERYNIKPDLTCLGKVIGGGMPVGCFGGRRDIITHIAPTGPIYQAGTLSGNPVAMAAGLAALTQIKQPGLYDSIFENTQTLVDGFQALADKHNISLTTNIAGSMFGIFFTDVEKVTNYKQAINCNTEQFNKFYHGMLEQGVYLAPASYEAGFVSKAHDAAVIEQTLAAADKVFSTL
- a CDS encoding aspartate carbamoyltransferase — encoded protein: MSDFTGNHILSVNQFDREAIEKVFSVANSMQPYAKRQKRTTVLDGAILGNLFFEPSTRTRVSFGTAFNLLGGEVRETTGMSSSALAKGESLYDTARVLSGYSDIIAMRHPAAGSVAEFAEGSRVPVINGGDGANEHPTQALLDLFTIKRELEYNGHGIDGLHIAMIGDLRYGRTVHSLSRLLCLFKNIRFTLISPKELAMPQPIIDAIENAGHQLTITDTLEGNMDADICYQTRIQEERFPSQEEANKYRGKFRLNQSIYTKHFQSKTVIMHPLPRDSRMEANELDNDLNLNPNLAIFRQTDNGVLVRMALFALTLGVENLLTKYERDVVWYSNKSK